A genomic window from Synechococcus sp. WH 8016 includes:
- a CDS encoding pyridoxal phosphate-dependent aminotransferase: protein MPGPPSLSHRALALQPSLTLAISARAKALQQQGVDVCSLSAGEPDFGTPEFIVEATIQALRDGITRYGPAAGDPELRAAIAQKLSLENNIPTQTDQVLVTNGGKQAIYNLFQVLLNPGDEVIIPAPYWLSYPEIVRLAGGKPVTVASSASDGFGLDLNLIEQSITPATKLLVLNSPGNPTGRVLDLRELEALAELVRRHPNLMVMSDEIYEYLFEDGESHHSFAAVAPDLRQRCFVVNGFAKGWAMTGWRLGYLSGDSTVIKAAAALQSQSTSNVCSFAQRGALAALQGSRDCVREMAASYNTRRAELCRGLQQMEGITLVPPRGAFYAFPRLPDAITDSLAFCERALEEEGLAIVPGGAFGDDRCVRLSCAVSRETISEGLSRFQRLLTRP, encoded by the coding sequence ATGCCAGGCCCCCCATCTCTCTCGCACCGAGCTTTGGCATTGCAGCCATCGCTCACACTTGCCATCAGCGCCCGAGCAAAAGCCCTGCAGCAACAGGGTGTTGATGTTTGTAGCCTCAGTGCAGGGGAGCCGGATTTCGGGACGCCAGAGTTCATTGTTGAGGCAACGATCCAGGCCCTCAGGGATGGCATCACCCGGTATGGCCCTGCTGCTGGCGATCCAGAGCTGCGCGCGGCCATTGCTCAGAAATTGAGTCTTGAAAACAACATCCCCACCCAAACCGATCAGGTCTTGGTGACCAATGGCGGCAAACAGGCGATTTACAACCTGTTCCAAGTTCTGTTGAACCCAGGCGATGAAGTCATCATCCCTGCCCCGTATTGGTTGAGTTATCCAGAAATTGTTCGCTTGGCCGGGGGGAAGCCGGTCACGGTGGCGTCGTCAGCAAGCGATGGGTTTGGACTGGATCTGAATTTGATCGAGCAATCCATCACACCGGCCACCAAGCTTTTGGTGCTCAATTCACCGGGGAATCCCACCGGTCGGGTGTTGGATCTCCGTGAACTCGAGGCCTTGGCAGAGCTGGTGCGAAGGCATCCAAACCTGATGGTGATGAGCGACGAGATCTATGAATATCTGTTTGAAGACGGTGAATCTCACCACAGTTTTGCTGCCGTCGCTCCAGATCTCAGACAGCGTTGTTTTGTGGTGAACGGATTTGCCAAAGGCTGGGCCATGACCGGCTGGCGACTTGGGTATCTCAGTGGTGACAGCACGGTGATTAAGGCCGCGGCTGCCCTACAAAGCCAAAGCACGAGCAATGTGTGCAGTTTCGCTCAACGTGGAGCGTTGGCGGCGCTTCAGGGATCACGGGACTGCGTCCGTGAGATGGCCGCTAGCTACAACACGCGGCGTGCTGAGCTCTGTCGTGGGCTTCAACAGATGGAAGGCATCACGCTTGTGCCCCCAAGGGGCGCCTTTTATGCGTTTCCTCGCCTGCCTGATGCGATTACCGATTCGTTGGCCTTTTGCGAACGTGCCCTCGAAGAGGAAGGATTGGCGATTGTTCCCGGTGGTGCCTTTGGCGATGATCGTTGCGTCAGGCTGTCTTGTGCCGTCTCGCGTGAGACGATTTCAGAGGGGCTGAGTCGGTTTCAGAGATTGCTGACTCGTCCCTAA
- a CDS encoding VOC family protein → MLTMPNMSAGTTSLSWVLAAKNPQALAEFYAQALGCTCRSGLSDQHWMVALPTGGTLQIYRPSRLRPWPIRGAALAPCFQRVGSDHPETELGHWIEQLEALGARRREAARLESFGAECWMEDPEEQPFLTLVLPQRSVGS, encoded by the coding sequence ATGTTGACCATGCCGAACATGTCAGCTGGAACGACCTCGTTGAGTTGGGTGTTGGCAGCCAAGAATCCCCAAGCGCTCGCCGAGTTTTATGCGCAAGCTCTTGGATGTACCTGCCGATCAGGACTGTCTGACCAGCACTGGATGGTGGCTCTACCAACGGGAGGAACGCTTCAGATTTATCGCCCTTCGCGTCTACGGCCTTGGCCCATTCGCGGTGCGGCCCTCGCCCCTTGTTTTCAACGGGTCGGATCCGACCATCCAGAGACTGAGCTCGGCCATTGGATCGAACAACTGGAAGCGTTGGGGGCGCGGAGGCGCGAAGCAGCGCGTCTCGAATCGTTTGGAGCGGAATGCTGGATGGAGGATCCAGAGGAGCAGCCTTTTCTCACCTTGGTGCTGCCGCAAAGGTCCGTTGGCTCATAG
- a CDS encoding uracil-DNA glycosylase has product MRVSLEDFEASCLQCQRCDLAKERQHVVVSRGHPSARLMVIGEAPGADEDAQGRPFVGRSGRLLDECLADVGLDQEEDAYICNLIKCRPPGNRRPSPAELKACRPWLDRQIREVNPEILFILGATATATLLECRTPISRLRGAWTEWNGRYVMPSFHPSYLLRNPSREPGKPRALFMADLTSVKHALNGVVSGLAPDSSDP; this is encoded by the coding sequence ATGCGCGTGTCCTTAGAAGACTTCGAGGCATCCTGTCTCCAGTGCCAGCGCTGCGACCTGGCAAAGGAACGCCAGCATGTGGTGGTCAGTCGCGGGCATCCTTCAGCGAGGCTGATGGTGATTGGCGAAGCGCCAGGGGCTGATGAGGATGCTCAGGGGCGTCCTTTTGTGGGGCGTTCCGGCAGGCTCCTGGACGAATGCCTGGCGGACGTCGGCCTGGATCAAGAAGAGGACGCGTATATCTGCAACTTGATCAAATGTCGGCCGCCTGGAAATCGACGCCCATCCCCAGCTGAACTCAAGGCCTGCAGACCCTGGCTGGATCGTCAAATTCGTGAGGTCAATCCGGAGATCCTGTTCATTCTTGGAGCGACTGCCACCGCAACCCTTCTCGAATGCCGCACACCGATTAGTCGCTTAAGAGGTGCTTGGACCGAATGGAACGGGCGTTATGTGATGCCGAGTTTTCATCCCTCCTACCTGTTGCGCAATCCATCGCGGGAGCCAGGGAAGCCACGCGCGTTGTTCATGGCCGATCTGACCAGTGTCAAGCACGCTTTGAACGGGGTTGTGTCAGGGTTAGCTCCAGATTCGAGCGATCCTTGA
- the ispG gene encoding (E)-4-hydroxy-3-methylbut-2-enyl-diphosphate synthase: MTASQRYDTKIHRRVTRTVMVGDVPIGSEHPIAVQSMINEDTLDIDGSVAGIRRLADAGCEIVRVTTPSIGHAIAMGKIRAALRAQGCNIPLVADVHHNGTRIALEVAKHVDKVRINPGLFVFDKPDPERQEFSQEEFDAIGDRIKETFAPLVRVLKEQNKALRIGVNHGSLAERMLFTYGDTPQGMVESAMEFVRICDSLDFHNIVISMKASRAPVMLAAYRLMADTMDREGFNYPLHLGVTEAGDGDYGRIKSTAGIATLLAEGLGDTIRVSLTEAPEKEIPVCFSILQALGIRKTMVEYVACPSCGRTLFNLEEVLHQVRNATSHLTGLDIAVMGCIVNGPGEMADADYGYVGKGPGVIALYRNRDEIRKVPESEGVAALVQLIKDDGRWVEPD, translated from the coding sequence ATGACCGCCTCGCAGCGCTACGACACAAAGATTCATCGCCGGGTCACCCGCACGGTGATGGTTGGTGATGTGCCGATTGGAAGTGAGCATCCGATTGCGGTGCAATCGATGATCAATGAGGACACGCTGGATATCGACGGGTCGGTCGCAGGAATCCGTCGCTTGGCCGATGCCGGATGCGAAATCGTGCGGGTCACGACTCCTTCGATTGGCCATGCCATCGCGATGGGGAAAATTCGTGCAGCCTTGCGCGCTCAGGGATGCAACATCCCACTCGTGGCTGATGTCCATCACAACGGCACGCGCATCGCCTTAGAAGTTGCCAAGCACGTCGACAAAGTGCGCATCAACCCTGGGTTGTTCGTTTTCGACAAACCGGATCCCGAACGCCAGGAGTTCAGCCAAGAAGAGTTTGATGCGATTGGAGATCGGATCAAGGAAACGTTTGCTCCTCTCGTGCGGGTGCTGAAAGAGCAGAACAAGGCCTTGCGGATTGGAGTGAATCACGGCTCCTTGGCTGAACGCATGCTGTTCACCTATGGAGATACCCCCCAAGGCATGGTCGAATCGGCCATGGAATTCGTGCGGATCTGCGATTCACTCGATTTTCACAACATCGTGATTTCGATGAAGGCATCGCGTGCGCCCGTGATGCTGGCGGCCTACCGACTCATGGCCGACACCATGGATCGGGAAGGGTTCAACTACCCCCTGCACTTGGGCGTCACCGAAGCAGGTGATGGTGACTATGGACGAATCAAGAGCACGGCCGGAATCGCAACCCTGCTGGCGGAAGGACTCGGAGACACCATCCGCGTCTCCCTAACAGAAGCGCCAGAGAAGGAAATCCCTGTGTGCTTTTCGATCCTGCAGGCGCTTGGAATCCGAAAGACGATGGTCGAGTACGTGGCCTGTCCGAGCTGCGGTCGCACTTTGTTTAATCTTGAGGAGGTCCTTCATCAGGTCCGAAACGCCACCTCTCATCTCACCGGTCTAGACATTGCTGTGATGGGTTGCATTGTGAATGGTCCTGGCGAGATGGCCGATGCTGACTACGGTTATGTGGGCAAAGGGCCTGGGGTGATCGCTCTCTATCGCAACCGCGATGAGATCCGAAAAGTCCCCGAGTCGGAGGGTGTAGCAGCCTTGGTTCAGTTGATCAAAGACGACGGTCGCTGGGTTGAACCCGACTGA
- a CDS encoding S41 family peptidase: protein MRAKKFGIKVTQRRGWFVALGAGAVTAAVVVANPGLGLPSTTSSSITNSPKEVIDQVWQIVYRDFLDSSGGYDLDQWSILRKDLLSKSYAGTAESYEAIRGMLASLDDPYTRFLDPKEFKEMQIDTSGELTGVGIQISLDKDTKEIVVVSPIEGTPASKAGVQPKDVIVSIDGQLTKGMTTEDAVKLIRGTEGSNVVLGLRRNGSIIDVPLVRARIEIQAVDSQLNTSANGTKVGYIRLKQFNANASKEMRAAIRELEKQGSQGYVLDLRSNPGGLLEASVDIARQWLDEGTIVSTKTREGIQDVRRATGNALTDRPVVVLVNEGSASASEILSGALQDNERGLLVGQKTFGKGLVQSVRGLSDGSGMTVTIAKYLTPKGTDIHKNGIRPDVAVEMSEKEIKTLTVEQLGTNKDGQYRVAETTLLKALQAPKTGKTYQPGAANLQSALQR from the coding sequence ATGCGCGCTAAAAAATTCGGCATCAAGGTCACGCAACGTCGCGGCTGGTTTGTGGCTCTGGGCGCAGGGGCTGTCACAGCTGCCGTGGTTGTGGCCAATCCTGGGTTGGGTTTGCCAAGCACGACTTCGTCGTCCATCACCAACAGCCCGAAAGAGGTGATTGATCAGGTATGGCAGATCGTCTATCGAGATTTCCTGGATTCATCGGGAGGTTATGACCTCGATCAGTGGTCCATTCTTCGAAAGGATTTGCTCTCCAAGTCTTATGCCGGAACCGCGGAATCCTATGAAGCGATTCGCGGCATGTTGGCGAGTCTTGATGACCCCTACACCCGATTCCTAGACCCGAAAGAGTTCAAGGAAATGCAAATCGACACATCAGGTGAATTAACCGGTGTCGGCATTCAAATTTCACTGGACAAAGACACCAAAGAGATCGTGGTGGTGTCGCCAATCGAAGGCACACCGGCCTCAAAAGCCGGGGTCCAACCCAAAGACGTGATCGTTTCGATTGATGGTCAACTCACCAAGGGGATGACCACGGAAGATGCGGTGAAGCTCATTCGTGGAACGGAAGGAAGCAACGTCGTCCTGGGCTTGCGCAGGAATGGCTCCATCATCGACGTGCCCCTCGTGCGGGCGCGGATCGAAATTCAGGCCGTTGACAGTCAGCTCAACACCAGTGCCAATGGCACCAAGGTGGGTTACATCCGCCTGAAGCAGTTCAATGCCAATGCATCGAAAGAGATGCGTGCCGCGATTCGCGAGCTTGAGAAGCAAGGATCACAGGGTTACGTCCTTGATTTGCGCAGCAATCCCGGAGGGTTGCTTGAAGCCAGCGTCGACATTGCGCGTCAGTGGCTGGATGAAGGCACGATTGTCAGCACTAAAACCCGTGAGGGCATTCAGGACGTGCGCCGCGCCACAGGGAATGCCTTAACCGACCGTCCCGTCGTGGTGTTGGTGAACGAAGGCTCAGCGAGTGCCAGCGAAATTCTTTCAGGCGCTCTACAAGACAACGAGCGCGGGCTTCTGGTGGGCCAGAAAACGTTTGGGAAAGGACTCGTGCAATCCGTGCGCGGGCTCTCTGACGGATCTGGAATGACCGTCACGATTGCCAAATACCTCACACCCAAGGGCACCGACATCCACAAAAACGGCATTCGCCCGGATGTTGCGGTGGAGATGAGTGAGAAAGAAATTAAAACCCTCACTGTTGAACAGTTAGGGACCAACAAAGATGGGCAGTACCGCGTCGCGGAAACCACCCTGCTCAAAGCCTTGCAAGCTCCGAAAACAGGAAAAACCTATCAACCAGGAGCGGCCAACCTTCAGTCGGCACTTCAGCGATAA
- the mfd gene encoding transcription-repair coupling factor — protein sequence MPLSSLVRLLQTSALSGELCERAQRDQRLLMRGAGRAARALVASALARRMDQPLLVVVPTLEEAGRWAALLELMGWSSAQLYPTSEGSPYEPFDATTEITWGQLQVLSELQTDSRKSDVAIVATERCLQPHLPPPQALAEHCRALKKGDVVDLEELSTYLSQLGYERVSTIDQEGTWSRRGDIVDVYPVSSELPVRLEFFGNELDKLREFDPASQRSLDTVDTLKLTPTGFSPLIAERLREQVPDDLDQLLSEAQITELLEGGTPEGMRRLMGLAWQTPASLLDYLPAKCCIAIDERRHGSAHGQQWLDHAEEQHAELPVPIPVLHRPIKEAMELAEAFAGFDLAELQEQDSHPNAFDLASRPVPSYPNQFGKLGQMIKQHQRERQAVWLLSAQPSRAVALLEEHDCITRFVPNAADTQAIDRLMEQGTPVALKTRGTAELEGLQLPAWRVVLLTDREFFGQQSLTSSGYVRRRRKAASRTVDPNKMQQGDFVVHRNHGIGRFKKLEKLAISGEVRDYLVVQYSDGILRVAADQLGSLGRFRANSDTPPQLSKMGGSAWVKAKERASKAVRKVALDLVKLYAERHQAAGFAFPIDGPWQVELEDSFPYEPTSDQLKATVDVKRDMEKPEPMDRLVCGDVGFGKTEVAIRAIFKAITAGKQVAMLAPTTVLAQQHWRTLSERFAPYPIKVALLNRFRTAGERKTILEELKTGTIDAVVGTHQLLSKNTAFDKLGLLVVDEEQRFGVNQKEKIKALRKDVDVLTLSATPIPRTLYMSLSGVREMSLITTPPPLRRPIKTHLAALDDEAVRSAIRQELDRGGQVFYVVPRVEGIEDVAGKLREMLPGLKLLVAHGQMAEGELESAMVAFNGGEADVMLCTTIVESGLDIPRVNTILIEDAHRFGLAQLYQLRGRVGRSGVQAHAWLFYPGDASLSEAARQRLRAIQEFAQLGSGYQLAMRDMEIRGVGNLLGVEQSGQMEAIGFDLYMEMLQESLAEIQGQDIPAVDDTQVDLQVTAFIPADWIVDADEKMSAYRAASECLSSEALVELAAGWADRYGALPGPVQSLLQLMELKLLAKRCGFARIRPEKPNIALETPMEEPAFRLLRQGLPQHLHGRLVYQAGSGSVAKVLARGLGVLPMDRQLDELKGWLEQMASQIPDTDGLTPEQRDQQQKERNEAVLRV from the coding sequence ATGCCCCTCAGCTCTTTGGTGCGTCTGCTGCAGACCTCAGCGCTGAGCGGTGAGTTGTGCGAACGAGCCCAACGGGACCAGCGGTTGTTGATGCGCGGAGCTGGCAGAGCTGCTCGGGCCTTGGTGGCTAGTGCGCTGGCTCGTCGGATGGATCAGCCCCTGTTGGTGGTTGTTCCCACCCTGGAAGAGGCCGGACGTTGGGCAGCTTTGTTGGAGCTGATGGGCTGGTCTAGCGCCCAGCTTTATCCCACCAGTGAAGGGTCTCCTTACGAACCCTTCGATGCCACCACCGAAATCACTTGGGGCCAGCTCCAGGTGTTAAGCGAACTTCAAACAGACAGCCGCAAAAGCGACGTCGCGATCGTGGCCACAGAGCGTTGCTTGCAGCCCCACTTGCCGCCTCCGCAGGCCTTGGCAGAGCATTGCCGGGCTTTGAAGAAAGGCGATGTTGTGGATCTCGAAGAGCTATCGACCTACCTAAGCCAGCTTGGCTACGAGCGCGTTTCGACCATTGATCAGGAAGGCACATGGAGCCGTCGTGGCGACATCGTTGACGTCTATCCCGTGAGTAGTGAGCTCCCCGTGCGCTTGGAGTTCTTCGGCAATGAACTCGACAAGCTTCGTGAATTTGACCCGGCCAGCCAGCGCTCCCTCGACACCGTCGACACGCTCAAGCTCACCCCCACCGGCTTCAGTCCCCTCATCGCTGAACGTCTGCGCGAGCAGGTTCCTGACGATCTTGACCAGTTGCTGAGTGAGGCGCAAATCACGGAGTTGTTGGAGGGCGGAACCCCTGAGGGGATGCGTCGATTGATGGGATTGGCTTGGCAGACCCCTGCTTCCCTCCTCGATTATTTGCCTGCCAAGTGCTGCATCGCCATCGATGAGCGTCGTCATGGCAGCGCCCATGGTCAGCAGTGGCTTGATCACGCCGAAGAGCAGCACGCAGAGCTTCCCGTGCCCATTCCTGTTTTGCATCGCCCGATCAAGGAGGCGATGGAGCTTGCCGAAGCGTTTGCTGGCTTCGACCTGGCAGAACTTCAGGAACAGGACAGCCACCCCAATGCGTTTGATCTCGCCAGTCGACCGGTTCCGTCTTACCCCAATCAATTTGGAAAACTCGGCCAAATGATCAAACAGCACCAACGGGAGCGTCAGGCTGTTTGGTTGTTGTCAGCGCAGCCCAGCCGTGCTGTGGCTTTGCTGGAGGAACACGACTGCATCACCCGCTTCGTACCCAATGCAGCGGACACACAAGCGATCGATCGCTTGATGGAGCAGGGCACACCTGTGGCCTTGAAAACGCGAGGAACCGCCGAGCTCGAAGGGCTGCAGCTTCCCGCCTGGAGGGTGGTTCTGCTGACCGATCGCGAATTTTTCGGACAGCAGTCGCTCACGAGCAGCGGTTACGTGCGTCGGCGCCGCAAAGCCGCGAGCCGCACCGTTGACCCCAACAAGATGCAGCAAGGGGATTTCGTGGTGCATCGCAACCATGGAATTGGTCGATTTAAAAAGCTCGAAAAATTAGCGATTAGTGGCGAGGTTCGCGATTACCTCGTTGTTCAGTATTCCGATGGCATCTTGCGAGTGGCTGCCGATCAGCTCGGAAGCCTGGGACGGTTTCGCGCCAATAGCGATACACCGCCGCAGCTCAGCAAGATGGGTGGCTCCGCTTGGGTGAAGGCGAAGGAGAGGGCCTCCAAGGCGGTTCGCAAAGTTGCGCTTGATTTGGTGAAGCTGTACGCCGAACGCCACCAAGCGGCAGGGTTTGCCTTCCCGATCGATGGGCCTTGGCAGGTTGAACTTGAGGATTCCTTCCCCTACGAGCCAACCTCTGACCAGCTCAAGGCCACGGTGGATGTCAAGCGCGACATGGAGAAACCAGAGCCGATGGATCGGTTGGTCTGTGGTGATGTGGGCTTCGGGAAAACGGAGGTGGCCATCCGAGCGATTTTCAAAGCGATCACCGCTGGCAAACAAGTGGCGATGTTGGCTCCCACAACGGTGTTAGCGCAACAGCATTGGCGCACGCTTTCGGAACGCTTTGCCCCCTATCCAATCAAGGTGGCCCTTCTCAATCGTTTCCGTACGGCAGGTGAGCGCAAGACGATTCTTGAGGAGTTGAAAACGGGCACCATCGATGCCGTGGTGGGCACGCACCAGCTGCTCAGCAAGAACACCGCCTTCGACAAGCTTGGTTTGTTGGTGGTGGATGAGGAACAACGGTTTGGGGTGAACCAAAAGGAAAAAATCAAGGCCTTGCGCAAGGACGTGGATGTTTTGACGCTCTCGGCGACACCCATCCCGCGAACCCTCTACATGAGCTTGTCTGGCGTGCGTGAGATGAGCTTGATTACCACTCCACCACCCTTGCGCCGTCCGATCAAAACCCACCTAGCGGCTCTGGATGATGAGGCCGTGCGCAGCGCCATTCGCCAAGAACTGGATCGTGGTGGTCAAGTGTTTTATGTGGTGCCCCGTGTGGAAGGGATCGAGGACGTCGCAGGCAAGCTTCGTGAGATGCTTCCCGGCCTCAAGCTCCTCGTCGCCCATGGACAAATGGCTGAAGGCGAGCTCGAGAGCGCCATGGTGGCGTTCAACGGTGGGGAAGCCGACGTCATGCTTTGCACCACGATCGTGGAGAGCGGTCTCGACATTCCGCGTGTCAACACGATCCTGATTGAGGATGCCCACCGGTTTGGACTTGCTCAGCTGTATCAGCTCAGGGGCCGCGTCGGCCGCAGCGGCGTCCAAGCCCATGCCTGGTTGTTTTACCCCGGAGATGCCTCGCTCAGTGAAGCGGCGCGTCAGCGCTTACGCGCCATCCAGGAATTCGCTCAGCTCGGCAGTGGGTACCAATTGGCGATGCGCGATATGGAGATACGAGGAGTGGGCAACTTGCTCGGTGTGGAGCAAAGCGGACAAATGGAGGCGATTGGCTTCGATCTCTACATGGAGATGTTGCAAGAGTCACTGGCAGAAATACAGGGACAAGACATTCCAGCTGTGGACGACACGCAGGTGGATCTACAGGTCACTGCCTTTATTCCAGCGGACTGGATCGTCGATGCCGACGAGAAAATGTCTGCGTATCGAGCTGCATCCGAGTGCCTTAGTTCAGAAGCCCTGGTGGAACTGGCGGCAGGTTGGGCCGATCGCTATGGGGCCCTGCCTGGACCGGTTCAATCCCTGTTGCAGCTGATGGAACTCAAGCTGCTGGCGAAACGCTGCGGATTTGCGCGGATTCGCCCTGAAAAACCAAATATTGCCCTCGAAACACCGATGGAGGAACCTGCTTTTCGTCTGCTTCGTCAGGGTTTGCCCCAACATCTCCATGGACGACTTGTGTACCAGGCAGGAAGTGGAAGCGTTGCCAAGGTCCTGGCACGAGGCCTCGGCGTCCTGCCCATGGATCGGCAATTGGATGAGCTCAAAGGTTGGCTAGAGCAGATGGCATCACAGATTCCGGATACGGATGGATTGACGCCTGAGCAGCGCGACCAACAGCAAAAAGAACGGAACGAGGCTGTTTTGAGGGTTTGA